The Methanoregula boonei 6A8 genome has a window encoding:
- a CDS encoding bacteriohemerythrin, whose protein sequence is MALISWSDELSVRVNEIDDQHKKLISLMNNLHDAMRAKQGKQALEATLQELAAYTVYHFQTEEKYMQKFHYPQFATHKAQHDAFVKKVSDFQKEFEANRLGLSIELMNFLRDWVSNHIKSTDKQYSATFVENGLK, encoded by the coding sequence ATGGCCTTAATCTCATGGTCAGATGAACTGAGCGTCAGGGTAAACGAGATTGACGATCAGCACAAGAAACTCATCAGCCTCATGAACAACCTGCACGACGCTATGCGGGCAAAGCAGGGAAAGCAGGCTCTTGAAGCCACCCTCCAGGAGCTTGCAGCATACACCGTGTACCATTTCCAGACAGAAGAAAAATACATGCAGAAATTCCATTACCCGCAGTTTGCTACACACAAAGCGCAGCACGATGCCTTTGTCAAGAAAGTCTCGGACTTCCAGAAGGAGTTCGAGGCCAACCGGCTGGGGCTTTCCATCGAACTGATGAATTTCCTGAGGGACTGGGTCTCCAACCACATCAAGTCTACCGACAAGCAATATTCCGCAACCTTTGTCGAAAACGGACTCAAGTGA
- a CDS encoding peptidylprolyl isomerase: MTSVQAPEKRVRLETNMGTIIIALDPDMPITAGNFETLAKKGYYDGVIFHRVIAGFMIQGGDPTGTGRGGPGYVINDEFTAKNRNDRGTLSMANAGPNTGGSQFFINLVGNNFLDGKHPVFGKVVEGMDIVDKIGSTKTDAGDRPISPVKILHAVVE, translated from the coding sequence ATGACATCCGTACAGGCACCCGAAAAAAGGGTACGGCTCGAAACGAACATGGGCACAATCATCATTGCGCTCGACCCGGATATGCCGATCACCGCAGGCAATTTCGAAACGCTTGCAAAGAAAGGATACTATGATGGCGTCATCTTCCACCGTGTGATTGCCGGCTTCATGATCCAGGGTGGTGACCCCACCGGCACCGGGAGAGGAGGACCCGGCTACGTGATCAATGACGAGTTTACCGCAAAGAACCGGAATGACCGGGGCACCCTCTCGATGGCAAACGCCGGCCCCAACACCGGCGGCTCACAGTTCTTCATCAACCTGGTCGGCAACAATTTCCTTGACGGAAAACACCCGGTCTTCGGGAAAGTCGTAGAGGGCATGGACATCGTAGACAAAATCGGGTCCACAAAGACCGACGCCGGTGACCGGCCCATCAGTCCGGTAAAAATCCTCCACGCCGTTGTAGAGTGA
- a CDS encoding DUF4349 domain-containing protein, giving the protein MQKKILVIIAVCIAAIAAIAGAALLLGGSSSQPANPVGGPAVAGYGDAPAWSSSRADTSLVAYAPVPTAVPTSVGADEQSFDTKIIRTADVTLEVQNVTSAAATVAAIGTGAGGYVSTTNIGTDYSGQPYGSVVIRIPAANFDSTLSGVQALGTVKSISTQGQDVTEEYVDVQAQITAYQNQIAQYNLIMKNATKVEDVLAVQQQIDQVQTSLDRVNGRMKYLNSQVDYSTISVSLQEPAPVGGTQGHDFVAAINEGIAGFFAVIDAIIVFVIAVLPLAIVGCVAYAGYRFWKGRRPAQP; this is encoded by the coding sequence ATGCAGAAAAAGATCCTCGTCATCATTGCCGTATGCATCGCGGCCATAGCTGCGATTGCAGGTGCTGCCCTTCTTCTGGGCGGCAGTTCTTCCCAACCTGCGAATCCCGTAGGCGGCCCGGCCGTCGCAGGGTACGGGGACGCACCGGCATGGTCGTCATCCCGGGCTGATACGTCACTTGTTGCATACGCCCCGGTGCCGACAGCTGTTCCTACTTCCGTTGGGGCAGATGAACAAAGCTTTGACACCAAGATCATCCGGACTGCGGATGTCACGCTTGAGGTCCAGAATGTCACGAGCGCTGCGGCAACCGTAGCAGCGATTGGCACCGGGGCGGGAGGCTATGTCTCGACCACAAATATCGGGACAGACTATTCCGGCCAGCCATACGGGAGCGTGGTCATACGGATCCCGGCAGCAAACTTCGACAGCACGCTTTCCGGGGTGCAGGCACTGGGGACGGTCAAATCCATATCCACGCAGGGCCAGGACGTGACCGAAGAGTACGTGGATGTACAGGCTCAGATCACCGCGTACCAAAACCAGATCGCCCAGTACAATCTCATCATGAAGAATGCCACCAAAGTTGAGGACGTTTTGGCAGTCCAGCAACAGATTGACCAGGTGCAGACCAGCCTGGACCGGGTGAATGGCCGCATGAAGTACCTCAACAGCCAGGTGGACTACTCAACTATTTCCGTCTCCCTGCAGGAACCGGCACCGGTCGGAGGCACGCAGGGCCATGACTTTGTTGCTGCAATAAACGAGGGCATTGCCGGGTTCTTTGCAGTGATCGACGCGATCATTGTCTTTGTCATCGCTGTTTTGCCGCTCGCGATTGTCGGTTGTGTGGCGTATGCCGGCTACCGGTTCTGGAAAGGCCGGCGGCCTGCGCAACCGTAA
- a CDS encoding pirin family protein, which produces MPQVRKISRVFVSRETFEGAGVRLHRAFGYSQIPLFDPFLMLDDFRADRPEDYLAGFPWHPHRGIETVTYMLEGKVEHGDSMGHAGSVEAGGVQWMTAGSGIVHQEMPKPVHGRMGGFQLWVNLPRSHKMTDPRYQEIGPIDIPRATLDNGAEFRVICGTIGGVTGPVRDIIAEPEYLDITLPPGVLFSHAVNPGFAAAAYITGGSGKFDPQQNKAMGNRAMVLYDDIGTSVEVRAGKEGVRFLFVSGKPLREPIAWGGPIVMNTEEELQRAFAEYQNGTFIKKR; this is translated from the coding sequence ATGCCACAGGTGCGAAAAATTTCCCGGGTATTTGTCTCCCGGGAGACCTTTGAAGGGGCCGGGGTCAGGCTCCACCGTGCGTTTGGCTACTCCCAGATCCCGCTATTTGACCCGTTTCTCATGCTCGATGATTTTCGGGCCGACCGGCCGGAAGATTACCTCGCGGGTTTTCCCTGGCACCCGCACCGGGGGATCGAGACGGTCACTTATATGCTTGAAGGAAAGGTCGAGCATGGCGACAGCATGGGGCATGCGGGCAGCGTGGAGGCCGGGGGAGTCCAGTGGATGACCGCGGGCTCCGGGATCGTCCACCAGGAGATGCCAAAGCCGGTCCATGGCCGGATGGGCGGGTTCCAGCTCTGGGTAAATCTCCCCCGCAGCCACAAGATGACGGATCCGCGTTACCAGGAGATCGGGCCCATCGATATACCCCGGGCCACGCTGGACAACGGGGCTGAGTTCCGGGTCATCTGCGGGACTATCGGCGGCGTTACCGGCCCTGTGCGCGATATTATCGCCGAACCGGAATATCTTGACATCACGCTCCCTCCCGGCGTGTTGTTCTCCCACGCGGTGAACCCCGGTTTTGCGGCTGCAGCATATATCACCGGGGGATCGGGAAAGTTTGATCCGCAGCAAAACAAGGCAATGGGCAATAGAGCCATGGTCCTGTACGACGATATCGGGACATCGGTAGAGGTACGTGCCGGAAAAGAGGGTGTCCGGTTTTTGTTCGTCTCGGGAAAGCCTCTCCGCGAACCCATTGCATGGGGCGGCCCCATTGTCATGAACACCGAGGAGGAACTCCAGCGGGCGTTTGCCGAGTACCAGAACGGGACGTTTATTAAAAAAAGGTAA
- a CDS encoding HD domain-containing protein: MKKHASDPDLEAHATGIITRHLAHRPKAKKMWALLSKDPEVQTLWRMANYVAATKLGMNDHGRIHATVATASALTMLDLLEGSSFTPDIITGGFGTGDDAALVVMTAMLCHDLGNTVHREDHADMSVVIVLPILDRILPEIYGDPDQRIAIRSFVLSAIYSHHGIPKPLTIEAALVCIADSTDMTKGRGRVAFESGSITIHSVSALSIEKVEIKKGEEKPIALVIHMSSPAGIFQVQEILAPKVRAGPLGDAVEVVAVTTDEAHAAGNAIVSGIRMQGGKFVPLKDGAGRSRKSAAHNR, encoded by the coding sequence ATGAAAAAACATGCATCCGACCCGGATCTTGAAGCACATGCAACCGGGATCATCACCCGGCATCTTGCCCACAGGCCCAAAGCAAAAAAGATGTGGGCCCTTCTTTCAAAAGACCCGGAAGTGCAGACGCTCTGGCGGATGGCAAACTATGTTGCCGCTACAAAACTGGGGATGAACGACCATGGCCGGATCCATGCCACGGTCGCCACTGCGTCAGCACTTACTATGCTCGATTTGCTGGAAGGATCCTCTTTTACTCCGGATATCATCACCGGCGGGTTTGGCACCGGGGATGATGCGGCGCTCGTGGTAATGACCGCCATGCTCTGCCACGACCTGGGTAACACCGTCCACCGCGAAGATCATGCCGACATGAGCGTCGTGATCGTACTGCCGATCCTCGATCGGATCCTTCCGGAGATCTACGGCGACCCCGATCAGCGCATCGCAATCCGCTCGTTTGTCCTCTCGGCGATATACTCGCACCATGGGATCCCAAAGCCGCTTACCATCGAGGCCGCTCTTGTCTGCATTGCAGATTCCACCGATATGACCAAGGGCAGGGGCCGGGTAGCGTTCGAATCGGGCAGCATCACGATTCACTCGGTTTCGGCCCTGTCGATCGAGAAGGTGGAGATCAAAAAAGGGGAGGAAAAGCCCATCGCGCTCGTTATCCACATGTCAAGCCCGGCAGGGATCTTCCAGGTTCAGGAAATCCTCGCACCCAAAGTACGGGCCGGGCCGCTTGGGGACGCCGTGGAAGTGGTGGCTGTGACAACCGATGAAGCACATGCGGCGGGCAATGCGATCGTTTCCGGTATCCGTATGCAGGGAGGAAAGTTCGTGCCCCTGAAGGACGGAGCCGGCCGGTCCCGGAAGAGTGCGGCACACAACCGCTGA
- a CDS encoding peptidylprolyl isomerase — MTAQYLFIVLGILTCALLFSCGCTQPATTPVQTATTAAPESTVSISAPDAWDHVLLETSMGNITIALDPEMPITAGNFERLAKSGFYDGVIFHRVIPGFMIQGGDPTGTGEGGPGYTIPDEFTSHNHNLRGTVAMANTGEPNSGGSQFFINLVNNTYLDPNYPVFGTVTSGMDVVDAIAQVPTGEKNRPITNVTILHAEMV, encoded by the coding sequence ATTGTCCTTGGCATTCTTACCTGTGCCCTGCTTTTTTCCTGCGGGTGCACTCAGCCTGCTACAACCCCGGTACAGACCGCAACCACTGCAGCACCGGAAAGTACCGTCTCAATATCTGCCCCAGATGCATGGGATCATGTCCTTCTTGAAACGAGCATGGGAAATATCACAATCGCACTTGATCCCGAAATGCCGATAACCGCTGGTAATTTCGAAAGACTGGCAAAAAGCGGGTTCTATGATGGTGTCATTTTCCATCGCGTCATCCCCGGCTTCATGATCCAGGGTGGCGACCCCACCGGCACTGGTGAAGGAGGACCCGGCTACACCATCCCTGACGAGTTTACCAGCCACAACCATAATCTCCGGGGCACGGTTGCGATGGCTAACACAGGAGAGCCCAATTCGGGAGGCTCACAATTCTTCATCAACCTCGTCAACAATACGTACCTTGATCCCAACTACCCGGTCTTTGGGACCGTAACCTCGGGAATGGACGTGGTGGATGCTATCGCGCAGGTTCCCACCGGGGAAAAGAACCGGCCGATCACGAACGTAACGATCCTCCATGCAGAGATGGTTTGA
- a CDS encoding zinc ribbon domain-containing protein, whose product MPKFCPSCGMPLPDENAQNCLECGAVVRPPVPEKTEIRDPWVAVILSFFCAGWGQWYNGSTLGGLKFFLASLGLGILALALTFTSIVSSPVSGIMGLAFIAVLVLLGVWIYGMYDSWTMAEKINRGETGFTGKSGMFWLPVILIILVPVLLFVSAFVATMVFATAGSVQHTKVVAVTAYRPDAGHIVITYQGGQDAASLQSISVTDNGAVAGGITIPAGRGLTSLPVGMNTTVPASTQASNHIVVTGLFSDGTSQVILDITL is encoded by the coding sequence ATGCCGAAATTCTGTCCTTCCTGCGGGATGCCCCTGCCAGATGAGAACGCACAGAACTGCCTTGAGTGCGGGGCGGTTGTCCGGCCTCCGGTACCTGAAAAAACAGAGATCCGCGATCCCTGGGTGGCGGTCATCCTGAGTTTTTTCTGTGCCGGATGGGGCCAGTGGTATAACGGGAGCACGTTAGGGGGACTGAAATTTTTCCTCGCCTCGCTGGGCCTTGGGATCCTTGCCCTCGCCCTGACCTTTACCAGCATAGTAAGCTCCCCGGTGTCCGGCATAATGGGCCTTGCATTCATCGCGGTCCTTGTCCTCCTCGGGGTCTGGATATACGGGATGTACGATTCCTGGACTATGGCAGAAAAAATTAACCGGGGTGAAACCGGATTTACCGGCAAGAGCGGTATGTTCTGGCTGCCGGTAATCCTGATTATCCTTGTCCCGGTACTCCTTTTTGTATCAGCTTTTGTTGCAACGATGGTCTTTGCCACGGCCGGTTCAGTGCAGCATACCAAGGTTGTGGCCGTGACTGCCTACCGGCCGGATGCAGGCCATATTGTTATTACGTACCAAGGTGGACAGGATGCTGCCTCCCTGCAATCGATCTCCGTTACCGATAACGGGGCAGTGGCTGGCGGGATAACTATCCCGGCAGGCAGGGGCCTTACCTCGCTCCCCGTGGGGATGAATACCACGGTTCCCGCATCCACGCAAGCGTCCAACCATATCGTGGTCACCGGCCTCTTCTCCGACGGAACAAGCCAGGTGATCCTCGATATTACATTATAA
- a CDS encoding 4Fe-4S ferredoxin, with product MEIRPSITVGNEVCIDQYLCHRSSHCHTKHQCMDLCLMGVFVLVKGDGVYPERSQLCCMCFLCHEFCPVQAITVRWTLRA from the coding sequence GTGGAGATCAGACCCTCAATCACGGTAGGAAATGAAGTGTGCATTGACCAGTACCTGTGTCACCGGTCCAGTCACTGTCATACAAAACACCAGTGCATGGATCTCTGCTTGATGGGCGTTTTTGTATTGGTCAAAGGGGATGGCGTGTACCCGGAGAGGAGCCAGCTCTGCTGCATGTGTTTTTTGTGCCATGAGTTCTGCCCGGTTCAAGCGATTACCGTCCGGTGGACGCTGCGGGCGTGA
- a CDS encoding hybrid sensor histidine kinase/response regulator — MIRVLYVDDEPNLLDIGRLFLEATGEFSLDTAVSAQEGLAALEKKPYDAVVSDFQMPGMDGIEFLKMIRSGYGHLPFILFTGRGREEVVIKAIDSGTDFYVQKGGDPRAQFAELAHKIRQAVGRRSAEILRIASEKRLADIINFLPDATFAIDPTGTVIAWNRAIEELTGIPSSDMVGKGNYEYSLPLYGERRPILIDLIFSPPDEIGKKYAHIVRDGTMLAAETELPRVRGKPRILWGKAGPLYDQNGQVTGAIESIRDITDRKKAEQRLAEQYRMLTESTSRLRRAEEVARIGHWELHLGTGTMSASENAAAIYGVDTTELPIAYVLEIPLPEYRQALNQALDGLVKRGEPYRIDFRIRRPLDGTFRDIHSVATYDPEKQVVFGIIQDITERKKIETDLAATNEQLAAAEEELRGQYDTLVENQKALAASEEQYRAILDNIQDIYYRTDKDGTLIMLSPSGALLLGYANTGEMIGRPATDYYADPAQRDLFLTAIKKEGVVTNQEITLKRKDKTPVTVSTSSHAYLDAAGRYAGVEGIFRDISDIRKAQRERETAYEQLAAAEEELRGQYEELARSEQQLRDDAENFQNLVTSAPDAIYISIGERFVYVNPAMVRLLGAVSADQLIGMSLYDRIAPQYRAGIHERARIVTGEHKPVGLKETVYLKMDGTPVPVESSVALFRYRNQPAGLVILRDITEYKKAERARREQEKKYRVALETTGTGFVILDSAGKVLDANQEYIRLTGHQELGEIAGRTVTDWTAGYHKERNAEAVRQCLKDGFVRNIEIDYTGSSGIIIPVEINASVIPSVDGIQILALCRDITERRKAESAIRESEKKYRDMFEINNAVMFIVDPVAGRIVDANAAACRYYGYSRQEFAGLEITKINVQDTAKTKKDMAHAQVEQGAVFRFRHLKKSGEIRDVEVYSAPVTQEGHQYLHSIIQDVTSQRQAEEALRESEEKFRDIFNNTTDAIQLHEILPDGTPGRFTDVNDIACRMLGYTRDEILARSPQDITTAEHNPPREKIYEEQRTRGQARFETEFVAKDGTVIPVEINTRVVTLQKKKVILAIARDITERKRAEMAIRQANRMLNLLTGITRHDIGNQLTALFQYIDLSKMMEQNPEIKSMIEKEEFIARNIRRQIDFTREYGELGAGNPVWQEVCGCVEKGIQGLDLTGKEIETTGLVSFEILADPLLQKVFFNLVDNALRHGGPGLGQIRFSSYETGSGLMVVCEDDGTGIPHNQKELIFERGYGKNTGFGLFFIREILAITGITIRETGEPGRGARFEMLVPPGEYRRAGPL, encoded by the coding sequence ATGATCCGCGTCCTTTACGTTGACGACGAGCCAAATCTCCTCGACATAGGCCGGCTTTTCCTCGAGGCGACCGGTGAATTTTCCCTTGACACTGCGGTCTCGGCACAGGAAGGACTTGCTGCCCTGGAAAAAAAACCGTACGATGCCGTGGTCTCGGACTTCCAGATGCCAGGGATGGACGGGATTGAGTTCCTTAAGATGATCCGATCGGGATATGGCCATCTCCCGTTCATCCTTTTTACCGGCCGTGGCCGCGAGGAAGTGGTCATCAAAGCCATAGACAGCGGCACGGATTTTTATGTCCAGAAAGGGGGTGACCCCCGGGCCCAGTTTGCTGAGCTCGCCCACAAGATCCGGCAGGCAGTAGGCCGGCGCTCAGCAGAGATCCTGCGGATCGCCTCCGAGAAGAGGCTTGCCGATATCATCAATTTTCTGCCCGATGCCACATTTGCTATCGATCCGACCGGGACCGTGATTGCATGGAACCGCGCCATCGAGGAACTGACCGGCATTCCCTCATCAGATATGGTGGGAAAAGGGAACTATGAGTACTCCCTGCCCCTGTATGGGGAACGCAGACCGATCCTCATCGACCTGATCTTCTCTCCTCCCGATGAGATCGGGAAAAAGTATGCCCATATCGTGCGGGACGGGACCATGCTTGCCGCTGAGACCGAACTTCCTCGTGTGCGGGGGAAACCGCGGATTCTCTGGGGCAAGGCCGGACCACTCTATGATCAGAACGGGCAGGTTACCGGGGCAATCGAATCCATCCGGGACATCACCGATAGAAAAAAGGCCGAGCAGAGGCTTGCGGAGCAGTACCGCATGCTCACTGAAAGCACGTCCCGGCTCCGGCGGGCTGAAGAGGTGGCACGGATCGGTCACTGGGAGCTCCACCTCGGGACCGGAACAATGTCGGCCTCAGAAAACGCTGCAGCGATCTATGGTGTGGATACCACCGAGCTGCCGATTGCTTATGTCCTGGAAATCCCCCTCCCGGAATACCGGCAGGCACTGAACCAGGCGCTCGATGGACTGGTCAAACGCGGCGAACCTTACAGAATCGATTTTCGGATCCGGCGCCCGCTTGACGGGACGTTCCGGGATATCCACTCTGTTGCCACATACGACCCCGAAAAGCAGGTAGTCTTTGGCATCATCCAGGACATCACCGAGCGCAAGAAGATCGAGACCGATCTTGCGGCAACAAATGAACAGCTGGCAGCTGCCGAGGAGGAACTGCGGGGGCAGTACGATACCCTGGTAGAGAACCAGAAAGCACTTGCAGCCTCAGAAGAGCAGTACCGTGCGATCCTCGATAATATTCAGGATATCTATTACCGCACGGATAAAGATGGCACCCTCATTATGCTCAGCCCTTCGGGAGCCCTGCTTCTCGGGTACGCAAATACCGGTGAGATGATAGGGAGACCAGCCACGGATTACTATGCAGATCCGGCCCAGCGGGATCTCTTTCTTACTGCGATAAAAAAAGAGGGAGTGGTCACCAACCAGGAAATTACGCTGAAACGAAAGGACAAAACACCCGTCACCGTCTCCACCAGTTCCCATGCCTATCTCGATGCTGCGGGGAGATATGCGGGGGTTGAGGGAATTTTCCGGGATATCTCGGATATCAGGAAAGCCCAGCGGGAGCGTGAGACAGCCTATGAGCAGCTTGCGGCAGCGGAGGAAGAGTTGCGGGGGCAGTATGAGGAGCTGGCGCGGAGCGAACAGCAGCTTCGCGACGATGCAGAGAACTTCCAGAACCTGGTAACTTCTGCTCCCGATGCCATCTACATCTCCATTGGCGAGCGCTTTGTTTACGTTAACCCTGCCATGGTTCGGTTGCTCGGTGCGGTGTCCGCTGACCAGCTTATCGGCATGTCGCTGTATGACCGCATCGCTCCGCAGTACCGCGCCGGTATCCATGAACGGGCCCGGATCGTGACCGGTGAGCACAAGCCGGTTGGGCTCAAAGAAACAGTATACCTGAAGATGGACGGAACACCGGTGCCGGTGGAATCGTCCGTTGCACTCTTCCGCTACCGGAACCAGCCTGCAGGACTGGTCATTCTCCGGGATATCACTGAGTATAAAAAAGCTGAGCGGGCCCGGAGGGAACAGGAGAAGAAGTACCGTGTGGCGCTTGAAACCACCGGGACAGGATTTGTGATCCTCGATAGTGCAGGAAAGGTACTCGATGCAAACCAGGAGTATATTCGCCTCACCGGCCACCAGGAACTCGGTGAAATTGCCGGGAGAACGGTGACAGACTGGACTGCCGGGTACCATAAAGAGAGAAATGCGGAGGCGGTCCGGCAATGCCTGAAAGATGGTTTTGTCCGCAATATCGAGATCGATTACACCGGTTCATCGGGCATAATAATACCGGTTGAGATCAACGCGTCGGTGATCCCTTCCGTTGATGGCATTCAGATACTTGCGCTCTGCCGGGATATCACCGAACGCAGGAAGGCAGAATCCGCCATCAGGGAAAGTGAGAAAAAGTACCGAGATATGTTTGAGATAAACAACGCCGTGATGTTCATAGTTGATCCGGTGGCCGGCAGGATCGTGGATGCAAATGCCGCTGCCTGCCGGTACTACGGATATAGCCGGCAGGAATTTGCAGGGCTGGAAATCACAAAGATCAATGTTCAGGATACGGCCAAAACAAAAAAAGATATGGCACATGCTCAGGTAGAGCAGGGGGCGGTCTTCCGCTTCAGGCACCTGAAAAAAAGCGGGGAGATCCGGGATGTCGAGGTATACAGTGCTCCTGTCACGCAGGAAGGCCACCAGTACCTCCATTCCATCATCCAGGATGTGACCAGCCAGCGGCAGGCTGAAGAGGCACTCCGGGAGAGCGAGGAGAAGTTCCGTGATATCTTCAATAACACTACCGATGCCATCCAGCTCCATGAGATTTTGCCAGACGGTACTCCCGGCAGGTTCACTGACGTTAACGATATTGCCTGCCGGATGCTCGGGTATACCCGGGATGAGATACTTGCACGGTCCCCGCAGGATATCACAACGGCAGAGCACAATCCCCCTCGGGAAAAGATCTATGAGGAGCAGCGTACGCGGGGACAGGCACGATTTGAAACTGAATTCGTGGCAAAGGACGGTACGGTAATCCCTGTCGAGATCAATACCCGTGTGGTTACCCTCCAGAAAAAAAAGGTAATCCTTGCCATTGCCCGGGATATCACTGAGCGCAAACGGGCAGAAATGGCGATCCGGCAGGCAAACCGGATGCTCAACCTCCTTACGGGAATTACCCGCCATGACATAGGAAACCAGCTCACGGCCCTCTTCCAGTACATCGACCTCTCAAAGATGATGGAGCAGAACCCGGAAATAAAATCGATGATAGAAAAAGAGGAATTTATTGCCAGAAACATCCGGCGCCAGATTGATTTTACCCGGGAGTATGGCGAGCTCGGAGCCGGCAATCCGGTATGGCAGGAGGTTTGCGGCTGCGTGGAAAAAGGAATCCAAGGCTTGGATCTGACCGGAAAAGAGATCGAGACCACGGGACTGGTGTCCTTTGAGATCCTTGCCGATCCCCTTCTCCAGAAAGTGTTCTTCAACCTCGTGGACAATGCGCTGAGGCATGGTGGGCCTGGGCTTGGGCAGATCCGGTTTTCCTCCTACGAAACCGGATCCGGGCTCATGGTTGTCTGCGAGGATGACGGTACAGGCATCCCACATAACCAGAAGGAACTCATATTCGAGCGCGGGTACGGGAAAAACACCGGCTTTGGCCTGTTTTTCATCCGCGAGATCCTTGCGATCACGGGCATTACGATCCGGGAGACCGGGGAACCGGGTCGGGGGGCACGTTTTGAGATGCTCGTGCCCCCGGGAGAGTACCGTAGAGCCGGGCCCTTGTAA
- a CDS encoding GTP-binding protein — protein sequence MMAEEKYKIVVFGAFGAGKSTLIQTLDPQAKHIEAEGAGGTTTIALDYGRVQLGEKRIYLYGTPGQERFEFAREIIGAGMDGAILLVDATSPVDEFVEHLHTSLKEEKIPFVVFLNKCNQVGARPDAAQEHFAGAETKTVSAKDRRGAREGLEKFVGRLRPHTAEKKA from the coding sequence ATGATGGCAGAGGAAAAGTACAAGATTGTCGTTTTCGGTGCATTTGGGGCGGGTAAGTCCACGCTAATCCAGACACTTGATCCGCAGGCAAAGCACATCGAGGCTGAGGGCGCCGGTGGCACAACCACGATTGCGCTCGATTACGGCCGGGTCCAGCTCGGGGAAAAAAGGATCTACCTGTATGGGACACCGGGCCAGGAACGATTTGAGTTTGCCCGGGAGATTATCGGTGCAGGAATGGACGGCGCCATCCTGCTCGTAGATGCAACGTCCCCGGTTGATGAGTTCGTGGAGCACCTGCACACATCGCTCAAAGAAGAAAAGATCCCCTTTGTCGTTTTCCTCAACAAATGTAACCAGGTTGGCGCACGACCCGATGCAGCACAGGAGCATTTCGCCGGAGCAGAGACAAAGACCGTTTCAGCAAAAGATCGGCGCGGGGCACGGGAAGGACTCGAAAAGTTCGTGGGCCGGCTCCGTCCGCACACTGCAGAGAAAAAGGCCTGA